One Methanoculleus sp. 7T genomic window carries:
- a CDS encoding beta-propeller domain-containing protein: MGNWKPATAVALGCLVIAAIIGTALASEDAGTETYGDLRKFASKEELKEFLKEQGGWNDGRYPPVPGGTGQESAVKAPTAAPTAAAPSAARDYSTTNVQVEGVDEADFVKNDGKYIYIISGETLAIVEAFPATAAEIVSETRISGRPKALFLAGDRLVVFAVAEEEEMTTPEGSVTPVPVWRTVTHAYVYAVGDRENPKLVRDVAFTGDYYDARMVGDYVYTLTRESPVWVRDDVVLPEVRAGDAPPLRPDIYHPVSPMQNYVFYTASAISVRKDTSAPDAETFLLGYDTTLFASQENLYIGYRNTGPAYSGPTAGTTADPANIRDRTIIHRFAIKRGQIDYQAMGEVPGHLLNQFSLDEYAGNLRVATTVEGWTRESSFQYNNVYVLDPSMKTIGTLEHIAPDERIYAARFAGDRLYLVTFKRIDPLFVIDLSDPKHPGILGELKIPGYSDYLHPYDADHIIGIGKETNENGWGGVSVGGLKLALFDVSDVNNPRAVDTVVIGEAGTDSEALRDHKAFLFAEEKGLLVIPVSEIKRVENPSSRYPGSYGTTTRQGAYVYSVNPEDGFTLAGTVVHGEKGPSYGWNSPDAVRRSLFMDNTLYTVSKRSIVMTDLADGSRESEVFLPYREEAYPPPYRIAGPTTGAS, translated from the coding sequence ATGGGAAACTGGAAACCGGCAACGGCGGTCGCCCTCGGGTGTCTGGTGATCGCCGCGATCATCGGGACCGCCCTTGCGTCTGAAGATGCAGGTACGGAGACCTACGGGGATTTACGCAAGTTTGCATCGAAGGAGGAACTCAAGGAATTCTTAAAGGAGCAGGGAGGGTGGAACGACGGCAGGTATCCCCCGGTTCCGGGGGGCACCGGGCAGGAGAGCGCAGTGAAGGCTCCGACTGCCGCGCCGACGGCCGCGGCGCCGTCGGCCGCACGGGACTACTCTACAACGAACGTGCAGGTAGAGGGCGTAGATGAAGCCGACTTCGTGAAGAACGACGGGAAGTACATCTACATCATCTCAGGGGAGACCCTCGCGATCGTCGAGGCGTTCCCGGCAACGGCCGCAGAGATCGTCTCCGAGACCAGGATCAGCGGACGCCCGAAGGCGCTCTTCCTCGCCGGCGACCGCCTGGTGGTCTTTGCCGTCGCGGAAGAGGAGGAGATGACCACCCCGGAGGGGAGCGTAACACCGGTCCCGGTCTGGCGTACGGTGACGCACGCTTACGTCTACGCGGTCGGCGACCGGGAAAACCCGAAATTGGTGCGGGACGTAGCCTTCACCGGCGACTACTACGACGCGAGGATGGTCGGGGACTACGTCTACACCCTCACGCGGGAGTCTCCCGTCTGGGTGCGGGACGACGTCGTCCTCCCTGAGGTGAGGGCGGGAGACGCGCCGCCCCTCCGGCCCGACATCTACCACCCGGTAAGTCCCATGCAGAACTACGTCTTCTACACCGCAAGCGCCATCTCAGTCCGGAAGGATACAAGCGCGCCCGATGCCGAGACGTTCCTCCTCGGCTACGACACCACGCTCTTTGCGTCGCAGGAGAACCTCTATATCGGCTACCGGAACACGGGGCCGGCCTACTCCGGCCCAACGGCCGGGACGACGGCCGACCCCGCCAATATCCGTGACCGGACGATCATTCATCGGTTTGCGATCAAGCGGGGGCAGATCGATTACCAGGCGATGGGCGAGGTTCCCGGACACCTCTTGAACCAGTTCTCGCTCGACGAGTATGCGGGCAACCTCAGGGTCGCGACGACCGTCGAGGGCTGGACACGGGAGAGTTCCTTCCAGTACAACAACGTCTACGTCCTCGACCCTTCGATGAAGACCATCGGGACGCTCGAGCACATCGCGCCCGACGAGCGGATATACGCTGCTCGGTTCGCCGGCGACCGGCTCTACCTCGTGACGTTCAAGCGGATCGACCCGCTCTTCGTCATCGACCTCTCTGACCCGAAACACCCCGGCATTCTTGGGGAACTGAAGATCCCGGGCTACTCAGACTACCTCCATCCCTATGATGCCGACCATATCATCGGTATCGGGAAGGAGACGAACGAGAACGGGTGGGGCGGCGTCTCGGTAGGGGGCCTTAAACTCGCCCTCTTCGACGTCTCGGACGTGAACAACCCAAGAGCGGTCGACACCGTCGTGATCGGCGAAGCGGGGACCGACTCCGAGGCGCTCCGCGACCACAAGGCCTTCCTCTTTGCGGAGGAGAAAGGCCTCCTCGTCATCCCGGTGAGCGAGATAAAGAGGGTCGAGAACCCCTCGTCGAGGTACCCCGGCTCCTACGGCACCACGACCCGGCAGGGGGCCTACGTCTACTCGGTGAACCCTGAGGACGGGTTCACTCTCGCGGGCACGGTCGTCCATGGAGAGAAGGGCCCCTCCTACGGCTGGAACTCGCCCGACGCGGTGCGGCGGTCGCTCTTCATGGACAACACCCTCTACACAGTCTCGAAGCGGAGCATCGTCATGACCGATCTTGCCGACGGCAGCCGGGAGAGCGAGGTCTTCCTCCCCTACCGGGAGGAGGCCTACCCGCCCCCGTACCGGATCGCGGGGCCTACGACCGGCGCTTCCTGA
- a CDS encoding cation-translocating P-type ATPase, with protein sequence MLKSYARVVRDGLDATIPAEELVPGDRVTLESGDRTPADIRILQARSLTVDESLLTGESHAVGKNPDPVDVSLPPGDRRSMLYAGSTVMSGRGTGIVVSTGRNTEIGQIAETVMASETGRPPLVIRMEDFSRKISIAVLAAAGLLAIIVLGQGMPPVEVFFLAVALAVSAIPEGLPVALTVALSIATSRMAGRNVIVRFLAAVESLGSCTLIASDKTGTLTVNQQTARVVVLPTGEEFSVTGAGYAGEGDILTEDGAAVSGSARRRLEDLTRAATITNEAALERTGEGVWTHRGDAIDVAFLALTYKSGLDPAAIREGVTTVAEIPFESEQRYAAVWYRADGAVRVAVKGAVETVLPFCRTMAGGQGEGSSLDRDRVLRALDGLTSRGYRVLAVAHGRVEEPVSVEDPEVPALEILGLVGFMDPIRPDVPGAVRQCRRAGVDVVMVTGDHPATALAIARELEIADSPNEVVTGTQLGDAETETLSEFIDRVRRARVFARVTPLQKLRIVEAYREIGAFVAVTGDGVNDAPALRSANIGVAMGSGTDVAKDTASLIVADDDFASIVAGIEEGRYAYDNVRKVVYLLVSTGLAEVLLFLVALIVGLPLPLIAVQLLWLNLVTNGIQGVALAFEGGDPGVMDRPPRRPEEGIFDRLMIEETLLSGAVIALVALGAWYWLLENGWDEFAARNLVVLLMVLLENFHVFNCRSEYLSAFRVPISRNYFLIAGVVAAQGIHILALYVPFLQDVLRLQPVSPVEWLSLLALASLVVVVMEVEKAVRKRRS encoded by the coding sequence ATGCTCAAGTCGTATGCGCGGGTGGTGCGGGACGGCCTTGATGCGACCATCCCGGCTGAAGAACTGGTTCCCGGCGACCGCGTGACCTTGGAGTCGGGCGATCGCACCCCCGCCGATATCCGTATCCTTCAGGCACGGTCGCTCACCGTCGACGAATCCCTCCTGACCGGCGAGTCTCACGCAGTCGGGAAGAACCCCGACCCCGTCGATGTCTCCCTGCCCCCGGGCGACCGTCGGAGCATGCTCTATGCCGGCAGCACCGTCATGAGCGGCCGGGGCACGGGGATTGTGGTCTCAACCGGCCGAAACACCGAGATCGGGCAGATCGCCGAGACGGTCATGGCATCGGAGACGGGCCGGCCCCCGCTCGTCATCCGCATGGAAGACTTCTCGCGGAAGATCAGCATAGCTGTCCTTGCCGCCGCAGGACTGCTTGCGATCATCGTCCTCGGCCAGGGGATGCCGCCGGTCGAGGTCTTCTTCCTCGCCGTCGCCCTTGCGGTATCGGCGATCCCGGAGGGGCTGCCGGTCGCCTTGACCGTTGCTCTCTCGATCGCAACGTCGAGGATGGCCGGGCGGAACGTCATTGTCCGGTTTCTCGCCGCCGTGGAGAGCCTTGGGAGTTGCACGCTGATCGCGAGCGATAAGACCGGTACCCTCACCGTGAACCAGCAGACCGCCCGGGTCGTTGTCCTGCCCACGGGTGAGGAGTTCTCGGTCACGGGAGCCGGGTACGCCGGTGAAGGAGATATCCTCACCGAGGACGGCGCCGCGGTCTCCGGGTCGGCCCGCCGTCGGTTGGAGGACCTCACCCGGGCCGCAACAATCACCAACGAGGCCGCCCTGGAACGGACCGGCGAGGGGGTCTGGACGCACCGGGGTGATGCGATCGACGTGGCGTTTCTCGCGCTCACTTACAAGTCGGGGCTTGATCCCGCTGCCATCCGGGAAGGCGTGACAACCGTTGCCGAGATCCCCTTTGAGTCGGAGCAGCGGTACGCCGCCGTCTGGTACCGAGCTGACGGGGCGGTCCGGGTGGCGGTCAAGGGGGCCGTCGAGACGGTCCTTCCGTTCTGCCGCACCATGGCCGGGGGGCAGGGTGAAGGCTCGTCTCTCGACCGCGACCGTGTGCTGCGGGCTCTCGACGGACTGACCTCCCGGGGCTACCGGGTGCTTGCCGTGGCTCACGGTCGGGTGGAGGAGCCGGTCTCCGTTGAGGATCCCGAGGTGCCCGCCCTCGAGATCCTCGGCCTGGTCGGGTTCATGGACCCGATCCGGCCCGATGTTCCGGGTGCCGTGCGGCAGTGCCGCCGCGCCGGGGTCGACGTGGTGATGGTGACCGGGGACCATCCCGCAACGGCTCTTGCCATCGCACGGGAACTTGAGATTGCAGATTCGCCCAACGAGGTCGTCACCGGCACACAGTTAGGGGATGCAGAGACGGAGACGCTGTCGGAATTTATCGACCGGGTGCGCCGGGCCCGTGTCTTCGCCCGGGTGACGCCGCTGCAGAAACTCCGGATCGTCGAGGCTTACCGGGAGATCGGCGCGTTTGTTGCAGTCACCGGGGACGGAGTCAACGACGCGCCGGCGCTCCGGAGCGCGAATATCGGGGTGGCGATGGGCTCAGGGACCGACGTCGCCAAAGATACGGCGTCGCTGATCGTCGCCGACGACGACTTCGCCTCGATCGTCGCCGGAATCGAGGAGGGCCGGTACGCCTACGACAACGTCAGGAAGGTTGTCTACCTCCTGGTCTCGACCGGGCTGGCGGAAGTTCTCCTCTTCCTGGTCGCCCTCATAGTTGGTCTGCCGCTTCCTCTCATCGCGGTCCAACTCCTCTGGCTGAACCTGGTTACGAACGGCATCCAAGGCGTGGCGCTGGCGTTTGAGGGGGGAGACCCCGGCGTCATGGACCGGCCGCCGCGCAGACCCGAAGAGGGGATCTTCGACCGGTTGATGATAGAAGAGACGCTCCTCTCCGGTGCGGTCATCGCGCTGGTCGCGCTCGGCGCATGGTACTGGCTTCTTGAAAACGGTTGGGATGAATTCGCGGCACGGAACCTGGTCGTCCTGCTGATGGTTCTCCTTGAGAACTTCCATGTCTTCAACTGCCGGTCGGAGTACCTATCCGCGTTTCGTGTCCCGATAAGCCGCAACTACTTCCTGATCGCCGGCGTCGTTGCCGCGCAGGGCATACACATTCTGGCGCTCTACGTACCGTTCCTCCAGGACGTGCTCCGGTTGCAACCGGTCTCACCGGTCGAATGGCTCTCGCTGCTTGCCCTCGCCTCCCTGGTTGTCGTCGTGATGGAGGTAGAGAAGGCGGTCAGGAAGCGCCGGTCGTAG
- a CDS encoding cupin domain-containing protein — protein sequence MPEAKKENLTEQVIDPRDLVAYQPGSIVSRMLVYTKSGTITVFAFDAGEGLSEHTAPYDAILQVIDGEALITITGTEYPMKTGDLIIMPANKPHAVHAVTRFKMMLTMIHA from the coding sequence ATGCCTGAAGCAAAAAAAGAGAACCTCACCGAACAGGTCATCGACCCGCGCGACCTCGTCGCCTACCAGCCGGGCTCGATCGTCAGCCGGATGCTCGTCTACACGAAGTCGGGCACGATCACGGTCTTCGCCTTCGATGCGGGCGAAGGCCTCTCCGAGCATACCGCGCCCTACGACGCCATCCTCCAGGTCATCGACGGGGAGGCGCTCATCACCATCACGGGCACCGAGTACCCGATGAAAACCGGCGACCTCATCATCATGCCGGCAAACAAACCCCACGCGGTCCATGCCGTCACCCGCTTCAAGATGATGCTGACGATGATCCACGCCTGA
- a CDS encoding TIGR04084 family radical SAM/SPASM domain-containing protein, translated as MYYHLILTDNCNLCCTYCRGKAFTVEPPELPDIAVDEDLPVDLDIDLADLYRFLAKDPGAVLTLYGGEPLLAMDLVREVVRNAPVSALILHTNGTLLNRLEPAVANRFDTILVSIDGPEGLTDAHRGEGTFERITTNLRSLAAGGFAGEVIARMTVTEDTDIVEAVRYLTENDRFSFPAVHWQMDANFWNDYRMRDYAAWVEESYNPGIRSLAEFWVETMRAEGRVLRWYPFMDPMQDMLLARPSMLRCGCGHANYSVMTDGHIAPCPIMVGMKDYYVGQIKTADPLRLPVTAVGSPCTECGILDFCGGRCLYSNITRPWPEEGRRVVCGTVENLRQALSAALPEVRELLREGTIRMEDFDHRKYNSCEIIP; from the coding sequence GTGTACTATCACCTCATCCTGACCGACAACTGCAACCTCTGCTGCACCTACTGCCGGGGGAAGGCGTTCACCGTCGAACCCCCGGAACTGCCCGATATCGCCGTCGACGAGGACCTCCCGGTGGACCTCGATATCGATCTCGCCGACCTCTACCGGTTCCTCGCAAAGGACCCCGGCGCCGTGCTGACCCTCTACGGCGGGGAACCCCTGCTCGCCATGGACCTCGTCCGCGAGGTCGTCCGCAACGCCCCGGTATCGGCGCTGATCCTCCACACCAACGGCACGCTCCTCAACCGCCTCGAGCCCGCGGTCGCAAACCGCTTCGACACGATCCTGGTCTCCATCGATGGTCCCGAGGGGCTCACCGACGCCCACCGCGGTGAGGGGACGTTTGAGCGGATCACCACAAACCTCCGCAGCCTCGCGGCAGGCGGTTTTGCCGGCGAGGTGATCGCCCGGATGACGGTGACCGAGGATACCGATATCGTGGAGGCCGTCCGCTACCTCACGGAGAACGACCGGTTCTCATTCCCGGCCGTCCACTGGCAGATGGACGCAAACTTCTGGAACGACTACCGGATGCGGGACTACGCCGCGTGGGTGGAGGAGAGTTACAATCCAGGCATCAGGTCGCTCGCTGAGTTCTGGGTGGAGACGATGCGGGCGGAGGGGAGGGTGCTCCGGTGGTATCCCTTCATGGACCCGATGCAGGACATGCTCCTCGCTCGGCCGAGCATGCTCAGGTGCGGGTGCGGCCACGCGAACTACAGCGTCATGACCGACGGGCATATCGCGCCCTGCCCCATCATGGTCGGCATGAAGGACTACTACGTCGGGCAGATCAAGACCGCCGACCCGCTCCGCCTTCCGGTGACGGCCGTGGGGAGCCCCTGCACGGAGTGCGGCATCCTCGACTTCTGCGGCGGCCGGTGCCTCTACTCAAACATCACCCGCCCCTGGCCCGAAGAAGGGCGGCGGGTCGTCTGCGGGACGGTGGAGAACCTCCGCCAGGCACTCTCGGCGGCGCTCCCCGAGGTCCGGGAACTCCTCAGGGAAGGGACAATCCGGATGGAAGACTTCGACCACCGGAAGTACAACAGCTGCGAGATTATACCGTGA